One Carettochelys insculpta isolate YL-2023 chromosome 1, ASM3395843v1, whole genome shotgun sequence genomic window, TCCGCTTGGGTGTTGGAGGACACCTCGCCACCAGACCTAGATGAACGTGCTATGGGATCCTGTAGCTGTGGATGGGCTTGTGCCTGCTCACGTTCTCAGCCCTCAAGAGGCTCAGGATTTTACAGCCTGCCAGCTGTGGTCTGCCACAGTATCCATGTTGCCGTTTCCTACTATGTGCCCAAATAAGAGCTGCTTTTCATTCTATTTGATTTTACTTATTCCCCCTCCTATTCTTTTTAGGGATCTTAAAAATCTGCCCTTAGTATTTAGGAAAAGTGCTGCCGTTCACCTTAGCAGTGGAGGCTCTATTGTGGTTGATAATAGTGGCTGTGAATGCTCTACAAACCGATAGGCAGGGTATTGACTTGAAGCTTGGCTGCAGACAAAGTGGCAGAAGTGCAGTTTGTAGGCAGGAGACAAGGCTCTTCTCCTACCAAGGTCCACTTCAGAGGACATTAGAGTGAACAACCAACTACAGGAGAGAAAATGGAGAACacggttgtttttttgtttatttgtttattttttaagatttatttcagaacaattaaaatagctgaaaataatacaaaatataGCAGAAAACTGGGACATTTTTGTCCAGGTTTAACTGAGCTCCTAAAATAGCagctataaataaatataacctAAAATGAGGAAACAATTGCTGGAGACATTGCCAGAGAGAATAAGGGGCACTTTATCTTACACAGTTTAGTAAGTGAGGCATTTCCCAAGACAATGGTTCTGATGTGAGCCAGATATCTGTCTGAGACCTAATTTATCATTTTTTATATCTTAAGACAATGATATATATAGTTCCCCTCTTGTCCGTCTATTTTGCTGTACTCCAAACAATGTTCCTTAGCACCAAATTCCCTCAACCCCCTAATTCCTCCCACTTCTCAGCCATCTGAACCCCAAATGATCAACTCTCTCCTTGTTCCCTCGGATCCCCATATGGTTGATTCCTATCAACATCAAGCTCCTTCCCACCACTCATCCCCCACTCCTATGAATCCTAGAACAAGCTATTTGCATTAAGAATGTGTCCCCTTCCCCTTGTGGTTCCTTCTTGATGTCACCACGCTATATGAAACTTTATGCATCAGTTTCTATGGGCAGGACAGGGGCTCACATGGCTGTGCTTTCTATTCTACATGAAGTTTATGGTGCTGACCCAGGTGACTCTTGTatcgaaagcttttcccacacacTGCACATTTATAGGGTTTCTCCCCAGTGTGGATTCTCCGGTGCCTAACAAGGTGTGAGCTCTGGATGAAGCTTTTCCCGCATTCGACACACACATATGGCTTCTCACCCGTGTGGGTTCTCTGGTGCTGGGTAAGTGTTGAAAAATCACTGAAGCTCTTTCCACACTGAGCACATtcaaagggtttctctccagtgtgggttctttGGTGGTTTATGAGGTGGGAGTTCCGGCTGAAGCTTTTACCACACTCATTACAGTGGAAGGGTCTCTCTCCCGTATGGATCCTCTTGTGTGTGAAAAGGTGAGAGCTCACACTGAAGTTTTCCCCACATTCACTGCAGATATAGGGTTTCTCGCCTGTGTGAGTTCTCTGATGTTTAATTAGATCTGAACGCCAACTGAAACTTTTGTTACATTCAGTACACTTGTGAGGTTTCTCTCCTGTCTGTGTTATCTCATGCTGCGTAAAGTTCAAGCTCTGACTGAAGCCCTCCCCACATTCAGTATATCCATAGGGTCTCTCCCCTATAGGAATTCTTGGGTGGATGACGATACCCTGGAGAGCCCGCAAATCTCGTTCTGGATGAAGGGAATTACCTAGTATCTTATCAGGAAGGTCTCCCTGCTGTGTTTCTGACACGTACTGGCCCTCATAGGCCTCCTCCTCATCAGGGCTCTGGAAAACATTCTCTTCAAACCCCTCTGATATCATCCCATACTGTTCCACATTTTCAGGACCATCTTTCTGGGGGTTCTTCTCCTCATGTTCACTCACAGGCTCACTGTCTtcttgaataaaaaaaaaaaaaggccacacATGAGTGTTCGACAGAAAAGAAATCTAAGAAGGGGAAATTACACAAAGTATGAGTCAACTAAATAAATGTTAGACTGTATGTGACCAGGAAAATCCCAACCTCTCATCCCACCAAACCCCTCCCCTCAAGCCCACAAACCATTCCCCAGTGAGCAGAAAGACATTTTGATTCAAAAACTCAAATGAACTTTTAGAGAAATGTTGAGTTGGTGGTGGgcggagaaagaaaaaaagaaacaggatTTTGGCTGGAAGCCAGTCAGGACTCATGAAAACCATGAGTGAGGCCTGCCAGAAATAACTGCTGGTTGcagtcctgctgcaggggagacgAGACTGTGTAgcaatggctttttttaaaatgaaagaaaaggttGGACTTCCAGCAACTTCTGGATTGGCTTAATTTATTCCTCACCTGTGGAGGCCCCAAGGCAGATCTCACTTTCTTCAGCGTCCTGGAGAACTGGGGCACACAGCTCTTCCTCTCGTTCCATCCAGAGATGACGGCAGGTTTACAGATCCTGCTCATGGCCATTAGCGGAGTCAGTATCACAACTGACTAAATCACCATCAACTATTTCCTATTAACAACCCCCCAAAGGGGCACAACAAGAGCAAAAACAAAAGCTCATGAGAATAACTTAAAAATTGTTACCTGTCCCTCATCAAGCATTCCCGGTTGTGGCTGAACCCTCCGAGGTACTATAACAAAGCAGAGtgtgtagtatttaatttcagtcTGTCTTCTGATTTCAGAACAGGAAGAACACTCTGCTGCTAAGTACATGAAACACAAAAGGGTatggggcaggtgaggggggctcctcatcCTCCTGACAGTAGGAGGAGCACTCTCCCCAGCATCCTCCTATGCTTGCTTTAGAATCCCCTGGAGAGATCTCCCTAATTCCTTCCCTTATACACCTGGATCTAGGTGCTAGTCTTTCTCCCTTGGCCTGCTCTCCTCAGGACCCTGTCCCTCACACAGCTGTGCAACAGAGGGCAGGTGGAGTCAGCACAGAGTCCCTCTCCCATTGGGGTGGAAGGTAAGAGTAACTCTCCTCCATCCCTATACCTCCCCATTGCTttcacttttctatcctctgttCCTGGCATTACActaaactgggggtgggggaaggctgcAGCTTTCACccgaccagctggcagcatcctCAGGCCCACAAAGCAAGGAGCAGTGCAGAAGCTCTGCAGGGAGCCTCCAGGAGGAACCAGCACCCCAAAGCCACCCCCATGGTTGCCAACAGTAGCCTCTGGTGGCCAGCATCAGAACTAAGGAAGATCTGAGCAAGTCTGCAAGTGGCTGCGAAGATGAAGTGAAGTTATAAGAGCCACAGGAATTTTACACAAACTGGCCACCCTGTGTGTTTGCTGCAAAATGCTCCCCCTCAATAGTAACGTCACCCAGCCTTTCCATGGGGAATGCAGAGACTGCCTCTTATTAGTATACAACGCATGTAACAATGGGCCCCGATTTCAGTTGGGTTCTTTATCAAAACTGCCTACAGTAGAGACTTCAATTACAATCCCATTACTCCCATTCATTACTTGTACATTTCCACAAGTTGGTGTGACCTGAGCAGTTACATACGCATTAGAGGTCAGGAGAGCATGGGGGGATTCAAAATTCCAAAGACAGATGAAAACACATGACTTTTTTACACCCCATTTTTTTGaggcactgtgattcaggatgcTTGAACTTCTGTAGTTGGCAACACCGCAACATTTCGTTAGCCACCCATTTAGTTATTACAGTAGAAAAGCAAGTTTAAAATAGCTTGAGGCACTAAAGCGCTGTGGAAATAGCATCCAGACTCCTGGGAAAGGAACAATTTCTCTTTCCTCAGCCAGCTCAGCTGACTATTGACACTCTTtgcccccaggacagctcccttaCAGTGGGACAAGGGAAAGAGAAGAGCAGCAGAGGAAGGTATGTTTTTGGGGTTATATTTGCAGCTGAAAGCTgcaaggtcttttttttttatatcaatTAAAAATTGCAGGGCAGGTAAGGAAGAGGAAAATCCTTGTCTTTCCCAAATTAATGTCCCCATTAAGTATTGCTACTTGCAGTTGACATGCAGCTCATTTACCACCTAGGTTCAGGTCAACATAAAAGTGGCTTTGCACATTATACTCAACTAGAATCTAGAATAATTACAATCTAGGAAATTCAGGAGTGTGTTTACAAAATTCAGCCAGGCAAGAAGCATTCCTGCACTTGCTATCTGACCTGGGCACCCGATCTCTGACAGCTGAGAAGGGAAGCTGCTGGGATCGATAAAAATCAACAGTCAGGAGAACTAAGGCCAAGAGATTTATTTTTTGTTATATCAAGAAAAAAGAGCCCACTTCACAGAGGTGCTCAGTGGCTTAAGCAACCTCTTTAGATGCCTAAATCCAACATTTAGGTGACAATGACATTTTCAAGTCCCCTGTTCAGATGACATCTAACCCTGTGGTATCTAAGTTTCTGCCACTTAGCACGCACAATGAAACTTAAATAAGCCCTGAGGCTGACCCATAGCTAACAAACCACTTGGTGCCCTCACTCACATCTAAGCCTCAGTGGGATTCTCAAAATAGGCATTTCCCCAGATCAGCAGCAGGGCCCAATCCTCAAAGCTTGCCTTCAGGATCAGGCCTTACATAAGAAGACAGCTGAGAATAAGCAGGTAAGGAATTTTTGGGGGAAGTACAGATGGCTAGGAGGTACCTCCCTCCAGTCCAAAGGATATTTAAGGAGCCAGACATTTCACCCGTGAGTAGCTTAGGGGACTGCCTTTTGAGTTTGCCAGCATCTAAAATTCCTTGTCGTGGGTGCCTAACTCTTCTCCAGGCATCATATATGAAGTCTGCTGTTTTAACTCTGAAATGAAAATTCCACATGGCAGCAGAACCCAGGCCCTGCAACACCTACATACCTTGCCGCAAAACTAGGGTTGGTCTACGGCTGCCAAATGGATACAGTCAAACtgtcaagagctgtgtctacacgtgcacgctacttcgaagtagcggcactaacttcgaaatagcgcccgtcgcggctacacgcgtcgggcgctatttcgaagttaacttcgacgttaggcggcgagacgtcgaagtcgctaacctcatgaggggatcggcatagcgccctacttcgacgttcaacgtcgaagtagggaccgtgtagacgatccgcatcccgcaacgtcgaaattgccgggtcctccatggcggccatcagctggggggttgagagatgctctctctccagcccctgcggggctctatggtcaccgtgggcagcagcccttagcccagggcttctggctgctgctgccgcagctggggatccatgctgcaggcacagggtctgcaaccagttgtcggctctgtggatcttgtgttgtttagtgcaactgtgtctgggaggggccctttaagggagcggcttgctgttgagtccaccctgtgaccctgtctgcagctgtgcctggcacccttatttcgatgtgtgctactttggcgtgtagacgtaccctcgcagcgcctatttcgatgtggtgccgcgcaacgtcgaagttgaacatcgacgttgccagccctggaggacatgtagacgttattcatcgaaatagcctatttcgatgttggcttcacgtgtagacttagccaagaAGGCAGAAAAGGTTGGAGTAGtcaatgaatatttttttttgttctgtatttgaaaAGAACCTGGGTGGCATACTTACAGCTGACACTGATAATGAAACACTTTCTGTTCCAAGGGTCACCAAACTTACGGACCCACTGTATGACAACCTTCAGAAGTTTGACAGCTGTGACTGAAGCCCTGAGACTCCCTGCCACACTGCCAGAGGCCATGCTAATGAGGGGGCATATGCAGTTGCATGTCTCCTCAGAGATTTGGTCACCTGGTGCCACCAGGCGTTTATCCCCgcatggctgctggagctggcaagCTGAGAGGTGAAGCCCTGGCAGCAAAAAGCTGGAAGATGCAGCCGGAGCTGATGTTTATGCTGCAGTCTCTCTCCAACGAGCTAatgcctgggagctgcagtgagGGACTGTTGAGGGTAAGAGGCAGGACACGCCTGGAGGGTTGTGACTCAAGCTGTTAGGGAGGATGAATATTGAAGTCATAGGTGCCAATTTCCCATAtagtggggagaagggagagcttGGTGCTCCCTGTCTAGTCCCTACTCCAAccctttcctgccctgcccccaccctgcatctTTGTCCCCTCCCCCAAATGTACCCCACCCTGctactcccactccctcccagcaccccctgccccctgtccaACAGCTGTTCATAgagggcaggaggcactggggggaaggggagcaatGAATAAGCAAGGCCATCAGCAGATGAGCCGTGCTGGAGGGATGGTTGGAGCTTGGATGTTCCACTAATTTTGGATGCTCTAACCCTGGAGCAGTCACAGACTCAGCACCTATCCTTCAAATTTCCACATTCCACCCCACTCCTCTCTTCAGCAGACACCAGTCATATCTGGCATGAGCCCCTAATCCACCACTCCACAACAGGGCAGAAGACCTGAGCTCTCCCTCTCCCCGCCAGCAGGGTAAGCAGAGAAAGAGGGTGTCAGTGCACGGAAGCACTGCCACCTGCTCTTTAACTCTAAAATAGCCACAGTTTGGCCACTCATGTTTTATTCAAATAATAAGCAATAATAAGCAATGAGGATATTAAATACCATCTTCTAACATTACTTATTTTAAAATCTGCAAAACCAGATAATTTGCACCCCAGAGTTTTAAAAACATTGGCCAAAGAACTCTGTACCATTAGTACTGACTTTTACTACATTTTGGAGTACTGAATATGTACACCGCCAAACAAGCCGAATATTGTTTTTCCAGGGATTACAAGCTTTGACGACAAAGGTAACTGTGTACCataatgtacttagatttctGGAAGATGTTTGACTTCTTACAGCACAACAGCCTGATTTAAAAGTTAACATTTTATGCAATTAATGGAACTTTTCATAGATTAAAAGTGGCTGTGAGACCTCAAAAGCTGCTAACTCTCTCAGACTTGAAGCCTTTAAAACAGGACTGTATCCATTTCTATAAAACATACTGTAGCTCAGCCAGAAGTTACAGGATTGCTGCAAGTATGATTAGGAGAAATTTTATTATCTGTGTCATGCAGAGACCCAGATGAGACAATAATCCTTCAGGCCTTAAAAAGTTATTCATCAATCTATAAATATTTGTAACAGCTCCATCATCAACATATCTGGGAGCTAATAATAATTTCAGTCAGTGGAatacttttgaaagggggaggttAATTATAGCAAGATTCATTCATACACTAAATAAAACGTGGACTCCATATTTAATACCAACCACTGTATATAAATAGCTCAGAGCCAGTCTAAGAAAACggaaagaaacagaaacaaaataaagaaaacaaaaatacattCTCTCCCTCTGGTTCTGCAGCATAGTGACCACTAAATCTACCAGTCTGGGTCAGGTAGGCAGTATAATTGACACTAAATGGAGGCAGCCAGAAGATATCCCTGGTTTGGTATGGCATATGGGGAGAACAATCTATCAGCCATTTGAAATGGACCTAAGTATCTGCTATATACTGGGAAATTTTGGATTTTAAATATCACACTTTCCATCAAAGATCTTAACATGCATTAACGGAGATCAGTAAGGGAAAAGAAGATTAGCTTTTATTTATGATGCATTAAAAATAGTCtcaaggattttttaaaaaacaaaacacacacacacaccatgcatgAGGGGTTCTTTGTTTTTAACATTAGAAATTCATGTTTACTCTGGAAGACTTTATTGAAGATTGGAAAACTAGTAGGCATAATAAAAGACTGAAATCTTTTCAGAGTCAGAATGTGTAAAAAACTTTGTTTTTGTTAACAATTTAATTCCAGTAACCAATTTGGTCTCTGCAGTCATCATCAGAAAGCACCAACTCTGTGTCCTGGCATACCCACCAATCTTGCCAAGTGCAATGCAAAATCTTGAGGAAGATGATTGTAGAAGCTGAGATGCTCACtggctttggctgtgtctacactagccctctccttttggaggaggcatgttaatgaaggatttcagcagatgctaatgaggagctgtcataaatatgcagcacctcattagcataatagtggctgtgtgcaattcaaaagtgctgttttcaaaacacatgccacccatgtagacaggggcctttcgaaagtaccccgattttgaaagccccttcttcccaaatcaaGCAgcaaaaaggggctttcaaaatcatggggtccttttgaaaggtcctcgTCTACACGGGCGGAGTACgtttagaaagcggcactttcgaattgtgtgtgggtaccgttatgctaatgaggcactgcgtattctaaaatccctcattaacatgccccctctgaaaagaagaggctagtgcagacatggttGTACAACTCCAGAAGTATAAAGCAAGCCAGAGAGCACTATTGGTCAGATCAAGTGACCCTGTTGGGCTCTCAGGGTCTATCACATGAACTTCAAATGCAGAAAGTTCATCTGCTTCTCTGAATTTGCTGATTTATCTCCTAAAATACCACTCTCAGTGTTGTCTGTGCAGCAATGTGAGGGTTATGGCCCCTCTCTTGTTTCTTAGAGGTAAGTCCCATTCAAAGCAGCATGCAGCACTCTGTTCCAATCCAAGGCCAAGACAGGTTGCGCACCAAGAGACAGAGAATCTACAGGCATCTTGTTGACATAGGAAAGTTCTGGTTTCTGTGCCTTTCTCATTTCTCTTGCTGTGGGCTTCTGTCACTTTAGCTCCCTTGTCTCTATACTCTGTCTTGTCTTTCTACctcagaagggctggggcagagagactACCTCTCAGGGACCTGTGATGGGGAGGGCTCTTAGTCACTACAGAGAAGTATTTCCTGCATATCTGCCTGGCAGGTCTTTGTTCACTTGCTCCAGGCCTAACTGATATATATGAGGTCAGGAACGAATGTTACTCTAGGTCAGAGTGGCCTGTGGAGAAGGGGTTGAGGGGGCTTCCTCTGCTGCATAGGACCACAGATTCCTTCCAGGTTTGAAACAGTGTTAACAGTGAATTCTCTGAAACTTGAAGTCttttagagcaggcgtgtccaacccgcggcccgcgggCCGTATGCGGCCccggacagctagtaatgtggccccacaagatcgtaaacttttaacattattacgtgatttatatacattaactatattatatattttatatgcggcccaagacaattcctcttcactcaatgtggcccaggcaagccaaaaggttggacacccatgggttAGAGCATGATTTGAGTACTTCAGTCACTCAGCCAGAGGTTGGAGGCCAGGCTCCTCCATGGCAGGAGGGAGTGGGAGAGCAAGCAGGGTCCACAGCAGGAGCAAGTCAGGGAGGGCAAGGGCCGTATGGCAggaagcaggaggcagaggctgaTGACAGGAAAAGCGGGGTAGAGggcaggaagaacggggaacggGGGTCATGGGAAGAAGGGCATCTACGGCAAGAAGGCGAGGCAGGGCTATGTGGCAGgaatgggtgcaggggggagggaggcacaggGATGTGTCAggaagaggaaggacagagatCTGCCACAGCAGACGGAGTGTACGGCAGGAAGGAGACTCAGGGGTCCATGACAGGAGCGGGGGGGTGTATGGCAGGAAGGGCGCAGGGGGTGTACGACGAGAGGGAGCGGGGGATGTACAACGGGGGTGGGGTTAGATGCCAGGAGGGGCCGGGCGGTGTCTGACGGGGGGCGGCCGGTCTATGCGCAGCGGCGAATAcaccccgtccccgtccccgtcggGCAGCCCGGCGGTGCGCGCCACCACGGGCGGCGGGGGCGAGGGCAGCTGCGCACAGCGGCTCCGAGCCGGGGCCAGGCCGCCCTCGCCCGTCCGCCCGCCCGCACCTCCGGCCCCCGGCCACGCCCCCCGCCGCGGCGCTGCGCTGCGCCCGCTCCGCGGCTCCGGCGCGCGGCCTCCCCCGGGCCCGGCCGCTGCCCCGCGAGCTCACCCGGCGGGCGGCTCCATCGCGGCGCGGTCGGGCGCAGCCGCCACGGACACGTCATGCTCGGGGCCGCGGCTGCTTCCCGCAGGCCCGAGCCCGGAGGCGGCGCGGGGAGGGCGCTGCCAGCGCGGCCCCCTGCGGGCAGCCCCCGCCGCTCTGCGCCGCCCCGCTCCGCgcgcgcccccgccccgcccctacCTGCCGAGCCCGCGCGCTGCCTCCCCGCGCGGCCGGACAAAGGGCCGCGACTGGCGCAGTCCCCGCGCGCCCCCGCTCGTTCCTCGCCCCCTCCGCCCCGGCCGCCCCGCTCCGGCCCCTCACAAACCTGCGGCGCGCGGCGGCTCCCCTCGAACGTGCGCTGCGGCGCCGGGGCTGGCGGCCGTGCGGGGCGGCCTCGGGCCGGGGTGGGACACGCGGgaggccccggccccggccccggcgctGCCTCTCGGGGGAGCGGAGGTTGGGAGTCCGCGGGAACATCTGGCGCGCGCGAGGcgaagcgtgtgtgtgtgggagccGGGGCGAGTCCGGGCCCGGGGAGGGGGAGAGCAGCGGGGGTCCTAGACCCCCCCCGGCTAACCTGGAGCGGGCCGGGCCGCAGCAAGCGGCGCTCCGCAAAGCGGCCGAGTGCAGCTGGCGGAGCCCGGGGCGCCACTAGCAAACAGTTACTTCGGTGCCTGGGACGTGTGGCGCCCTGCATGTCCCCCAGCCGGCAAGCTCCGGAGGGAGAGCGGCGGGGGCTCACAGCTCAACCAGCGAAACGCAGCCGGCCTTCCCCACAGCTCTTTTCCTTTGCTCGCCTTCGTCCTGCAAAGGGTGATGTGAGCGCCATAGCTAGGGGGCTGTCGGGCTTAATAGGCTGGCTCTACTAGGAGGTCACAGAGCCGGTGGGTTCAGTACCCTGACTAATCAGTATGTAATCATATGTGCTGGAACTGGGGGTGCTGGAGCACCCCCTGGTttcatagaatccgagggctggaagggaccccaggaggtcatggagtccagctccctgcctaaagcaggaccaacccccactaaatcatcccagccggacttcaaaacctctagggctggagattccaccacatgtctaggtaacacattccagtgcttcaccacccacctggtgaaatagtttttcccgatgtccaacctacacctctccctctgtaacttgcgACAatgcattgctccttgttctgtcatcctgAGAAGGggttctctccatcctctttagaaccccccttccttcaggaagttgaaggctgctatgaaattgcACCTTActtttctgcaagctaaataagcccaaatccctcagctgctcctcataggtcatgtgctccagccccttcattaTTTTGATTGCCCTCCAGTGGACCCTGTCCAGTGCATTCACATCCTGTCTATACTGGGG contains:
- the ZNF697 gene encoding zinc finger protein 697 isoform X3, with product MEREEELCAPVLQDAEESEICLGASTDSEPVSEHEEKNPQKDGPENVEQYGMISEGFEENVFQSPDEEEAYEGQYVSETQQGDLPDKILGNSLHPERDLRALQGIVIHPRIPIGERPYGYTECGEGFSQSLNFTQHEITQTGEKPHKCTECNKSFSWRSDLIKHQRTHTGEKPYICSECGENFSVSSHLFTHKRIHTGERPFHCNECGKSFSRNSHLINHQRTHTGEKPFECAQCGKSFSDFSTLTQHQRTHTGEKPYVCVECGKSFIQSSHLVRHRRIHTGEKPYKCAVCGKSFRYKSHLGQHHKLHVE
- the ZNF697 gene encoding zinc finger protein 697 isoform X1, whose protein sequence is MRSPPHLPHTLLCFMYLAAECSSCSEIRRQTEIKYYTLCFVIVPRRVQPQPGMLDEGQISFLSNTHVWPFFFFIQEDSEPVSEHEEKNPQKDGPENVEQYGMISEGFEENVFQSPDEEEAYEGQYVSETQQGDLPDKILGNSLHPERDLRALQGIVIHPRIPIGERPYGYTECGEGFSQSLNFTQHEITQTGEKPHKCTECNKSFSWRSDLIKHQRTHTGEKPYICSECGENFSVSSHLFTHKRIHTGERPFHCNECGKSFSRNSHLINHQRTHTGEKPFECAQCGKSFSDFSTLTQHQRTHTGEKPYVCVECGKSFIQSSHLVRHRRIHTGEKPYKCAVCGKSFRYKSHLGQHHKLHVE
- the ZNF697 gene encoding zinc finger protein 697 isoform X2, which gives rise to MEREEELCAPVLQDAEESEICLGASTEDSEPVSEHEEKNPQKDGPENVEQYGMISEGFEENVFQSPDEEEAYEGQYVSETQQGDLPDKILGNSLHPERDLRALQGIVIHPRIPIGERPYGYTECGEGFSQSLNFTQHEITQTGEKPHKCTECNKSFSWRSDLIKHQRTHTGEKPYICSECGENFSVSSHLFTHKRIHTGERPFHCNECGKSFSRNSHLINHQRTHTGEKPFECAQCGKSFSDFSTLTQHQRTHTGEKPYVCVECGKSFIQSSHLVRHRRIHTGEKPYKCAVCGKSFRYKSHLGQHHKLHVE
- the ZNF697 gene encoding zinc finger protein 697 isoform X4, translating into MLDEGQISFLSNTHVWPFFFFIQEDSEPVSEHEEKNPQKDGPENVEQYGMISEGFEENVFQSPDEEEAYEGQYVSETQQGDLPDKILGNSLHPERDLRALQGIVIHPRIPIGERPYGYTECGEGFSQSLNFTQHEITQTGEKPHKCTECNKSFSWRSDLIKHQRTHTGEKPYICSECGENFSVSSHLFTHKRIHTGERPFHCNECGKSFSRNSHLINHQRTHTGEKPFECAQCGKSFSDFSTLTQHQRTHTGEKPYVCVECGKSFIQSSHLVRHRRIHTGEKPYKCAVCGKSFRYKSHLGQHHKLHVE